The Branchiostoma lanceolatum isolate klBraLanc5 chromosome 10, klBraLanc5.hap2, whole genome shotgun sequence genome has a window encoding:
- the LOC136443990 gene encoding uncharacterized protein, protein MTSGLPAVGHVRTPHASPLPKVRRNGRKRTTDGGNEEFPGPGKDRLTPRDLSETPVLHHRRTKSMGKRKTRAGEILVHKSWPLGGASLRPSLVDLNAISQSGVGAKPLPPIQRKASSGLGPITEYEVEKGVKPTFGDLPSLQLYPNGKKHSFYGAGVGGHAQQTDKSRPKDSHQENRSYAKQPYADMRHQSSHTLNRTVHDKTNDIEQSSGTVDRPGDDFLKGTSQNNRRNTASRERHIQTRPTEATQEDIISIDNDNGVTGRNNTRPTTASTGASWKGLLSGIVGRMRLMARRDKPSAEVESAVSRTIEQHREEANRLTHARSTARLRQDASLQEKLIERRLRRKAMLEETSQQQNQSAES, encoded by the exons ATGACAAGCGGGCTCCCCGCAGTGGGGCATGTCAGAACCCCACACGCCTCGCCACTCCCGAAGGTACGGAGGAACGGGAGAAAGAGAACAACAGACGGAGGCAATGAGGAGTTCCCCGGCCCAGGGAAAGATCGTCTGACACCGCGAGATCTCAGTGAAACTCCTGTTCTACACCACAGAAGAACCAAATCAATGGGGAAGAGGAAAACTCGTGCTGGAGAG ATTCTGGTACACAAGTCCTGGCCGCTAGGAGGCGCATCTCTGCGGCCATCCCTTGTGGATCTCAATGCGATCAGCCAGTCAGGAGTAGGCGCCAAACCTCTGCCGCCCATCCAACGGAAAGCGTCCAGCGGACTCGGCCCTATTACGGAATACGAGGTAGAGAAAGGCGTAAAACCTACATTCGGAGACCTGCCCAGTTTACAGTTATATCCAAACGGCAAGAAACATTCGTTTTATGGAGCAGGGGTGGGTGGACACGCACAGCAAACTGACAAAAGTCGACCGAAGGACAGTCATCAAGAAAACCGAAGCTATGCTAAGCAACCGTATGCAGACATGCGTCATCAAAGTAGTCATACACTAAACAGAACTGTTCACGACAAAACCAACGATATTGAACAATCATCTGGAACTGTAGATCGCCCCGGAGACGATTTTTTGAAGGGAACGTCGCAGAATAATCGCAGAAACACAGCTTCTCGTGAACGTCACATCCAAACAAGGCCGACGGAAGCCACACAAGAGGACATCATTTCTATCGATAATGATAACGGCGTAACTGGCAGGAACAACACGCGTCCGACAACGGCCTCAACAGGAGCTTCTTGGAAG GGGTTGTTGTCTGGCATCGTGGGGCGGATGCGGCTGATGGCGCGCCGTGACAAGCCGTCGGCCGAGGTGGAGTCGGCAGTTTCCCGTACTATAGAGCAACACAGGGAGGAGGCGAACAGACTGACACATGCCAG AAGTACAGCTAGACTACGACAAGATGCCTCATTGCAAGAAAAACTCATCGAACGAAGACTAAGGAGGAAGGCCATGTTGGAGGAAACCAGTCAGCAACAG AATCAGTCAGCAGAAAGTTGA